One Leclercia pneumoniae genomic region harbors:
- the proS gene encoding proline--tRNA ligase, with the protein MRTSQYLLSTLKETPADAEVISHQLMLRAGMIRKLASGLYTWLPTGVRVLKKVENIVREEMNNAGAIEVLMPVVQPSELWQESGRWEQYGPELLRIADRGDRPFVLGPTHEEVITDLIRNELSSYKQLPLNFFQIQTKFRDEVRPRFGVMRSREFLMKDAYSFHTSQESLQETYDKMYEAYSKIFSRMGLDFRAVQADTGSIGGSASHEFQVLAQSGEDDVIFSDSSDYAANIEFAEALAPKAPRAAATEEMTLVDTPNAKTIAELVEQYNLPIEKTVKTLLVKAVEDSAYPLVALLVRGDHELNEVKAEKLPQVASPLTFATEAEIRAVVNAGPGSLGPVNMPIPVVIDRTVAAMSDFSAGANIDGKHYFGINWDRDVATPEVADIRNVVAGDPSPDGQGTLMIKRGIEVGHIFQLGNKYSQAMNAAVQGEDGRNQILTMGCYGIGVTRVVAAAIEQNYDDRGIVWPDNIAPFQVAILPMNMHKSYRVQELAEKFYNELRAQGIEVLMDDRKERPGVMFADMELIGIPHTIVIGDRNLDSDDIEYKYRRNGEKQMIKTGDVVDYLVKAIKG; encoded by the coding sequence ATGCGTACTAGCCAATACCTGCTCTCCACTCTGAAGGAGACACCTGCCGACGCCGAAGTGATCAGCCACCAGCTGATGCTGCGCGCCGGGATGATCCGCAAGCTGGCCTCCGGGTTATATACCTGGCTGCCGACCGGCGTGCGCGTCCTGAAAAAAGTCGAAAACATCGTGCGTGAAGAGATGAACAACGCCGGTGCAATCGAGGTGTTAATGCCTGTGGTTCAGCCCTCTGAACTGTGGCAGGAGAGTGGTCGCTGGGAACAGTACGGTCCTGAACTGCTGCGTATTGCCGATCGCGGCGATCGTCCGTTTGTTCTCGGTCCAACGCATGAAGAGGTCATTACCGATCTGATCCGCAACGAGCTGAGCTCTTACAAGCAGTTGCCGCTGAACTTCTTCCAGATCCAGACCAAGTTCCGTGACGAAGTGCGTCCACGTTTTGGCGTTATGCGCTCCCGCGAATTCCTGATGAAAGATGCTTACTCTTTCCATACCTCTCAGGAGTCTCTGCAGGAGACCTACGACAAAATGTATGAGGCTTACAGCAAAATCTTCTCCCGCATGGGTCTGGATTTCCGTGCTGTACAGGCTGATACCGGTTCAATCGGCGGTAGCGCATCCCACGAGTTCCAGGTTCTGGCGCAGAGCGGCGAAGACGATGTAATCTTCTCTGACTCCTCTGATTACGCCGCTAACATCGAGTTTGCCGAAGCCCTGGCACCAAAAGCGCCACGCGCCGCCGCAACCGAAGAGATGACCCTGGTTGATACCCCGAACGCAAAAACCATCGCCGAACTGGTTGAGCAATACAACCTGCCCATCGAGAAGACGGTAAAAACTCTGCTGGTCAAAGCGGTAGAAGACAGTGCCTATCCGCTGGTCGCTCTGCTGGTGCGTGGCGATCACGAACTGAATGAAGTGAAGGCAGAAAAGCTGCCGCAGGTTGCCAGCCCACTGACCTTCGCTACCGAAGCAGAAATCCGCGCGGTTGTTAACGCGGGTCCTGGCTCTCTTGGCCCGGTGAACATGCCTATCCCGGTCGTTATCGACCGTACCGTTGCCGCGATGAGCGATTTCTCTGCGGGTGCCAACATTGATGGCAAACACTACTTCGGCATCAACTGGGATCGCGACGTCGCCACGCCAGAAGTGGCAGATATCCGTAACGTGGTTGCCGGCGATCCGAGCCCGGATGGTCAAGGCACACTGATGATTAAGCGCGGCATCGAAGTGGGTCACATCTTCCAGTTGGGTAACAAGTACTCTCAGGCGATGAACGCGGCTGTGCAGGGTGAAGATGGTCGTAACCAGATCCTGACGATGGGCTGCTATGGCATCGGTGTCACCCGTGTGGTTGCCGCTGCTATTGAGCAGAATTACGATGACCGCGGTATTGTCTGGCCGGATAATATCGCGCCATTCCAGGTTGCGATTTTGCCGATGAACATGCACAAATCCTACCGTGTGCAGGAGCTGGCTGAGAAATTCTATAACGAACTGCGCGCGCAGGGCATTGAAGTGCTGATGGACGACCGTAAAGAGCGTCCGGGCGTGATGTTTGCTGATATGGAATTGATCGGTATCCCGCACACCATCGTTATTGGTGACCGTAACCTCGACAGCGATGATATCGAATACAAATATCGTCGCAACGGCGAGAAGCAGATGATTAAGACCGGTGACGTTGTGGATTACCTTGTTAAAGCCATCAAAGGCTAA
- the tsaA gene encoding tRNA (N6-threonylcarbamoyladenosine(37)-N6)-methyltransferase TrmO, whose product MSTFQFEQIGVIRSPYKEKFAVPRQPGLVKSGGGELHLIAPYNQADAVRGLEAFSHLWVLFIFHQTMEGGWRPTVRPPRLGGNARMGVFATRSTFRPNPVGMSLVELNGIRCQKDQVILELGGLDLVDGTPVVDIKPYLPFAEALPDARASYAQQAPQADMPVYFTDALAAELVHLEKRYPRLREFIVDVLAQDPRPAYRKEEDAGKAYAVWLLDFNVRWRVTDSGFEVFALEPQ is encoded by the coding sequence ATGAGTACATTCCAGTTCGAGCAGATAGGTGTTATCCGCTCACCCTATAAAGAGAAGTTTGCCGTACCTCGTCAGCCTGGGCTGGTGAAAAGCGGTGGCGGCGAACTTCACTTAATCGCTCCGTATAACCAGGCTGATGCTGTGCGCGGACTGGAAGCTTTTAGCCATCTCTGGGTGCTGTTTATCTTCCATCAAACGATGGAAGGCGGCTGGCGCCCAACTGTACGCCCTCCCCGGCTTGGCGGCAACGCCAGAATGGGGGTGTTTGCCACGCGTTCTACCTTCCGCCCTAACCCGGTGGGGATGTCGCTCGTCGAACTAAACGGCATTCGCTGCCAGAAGGATCAGGTCATCCTGGAGCTCGGCGGGCTGGACCTGGTGGATGGCACCCCCGTCGTCGATATCAAACCTTATCTGCCGTTTGCCGAAGCCCTGCCCGATGCCCGCGCCAGCTATGCCCAACAGGCGCCACAGGCCGATATGCCGGTTTACTTTACCGACGCGCTGGCTGCCGAACTGGTTCACCTTGAAAAACGCTACCCACGTCTGCGTGAGTTTATCGTCGATGTGCTGGCGCAGGATCCTCGCCCCGCCTATCGTAAAGAGGAAGACGCCGGGAAAGCGTATGCCGTCTGGTTGCTTGATTTTAACGTCCGCTGGCGCGTAACGGACTCAGGCTTCGAAGTGTTTGCGCTTGAGCCGCAGTAA
- the rcsF gene encoding Rcs stress response system protein RcsF: MRALPICLLALMLSGCSMLSRSPVEPVQSTATPPKAEPAKPKAPRAAPVRIYTNAEALIGKPFRDLGEVSGDSCQATNQDSPPNIPTARKRMQINASKMKANAVLLHSCEVTSGTPGCYRQAVCVGSALNVSAK, translated from the coding sequence ATGCGTGCTTTACCGATCTGTCTCTTAGCATTGATGCTGAGCGGATGTTCTATGCTAAGCAGATCTCCTGTTGAACCTGTTCAAAGCACTGCAACCCCGCCAAAAGCGGAGCCAGCAAAACCGAAAGCGCCACGCGCTGCGCCGGTACGCATTTACACCAACGCGGAAGCTCTGATTGGCAAACCGTTCCGCGATCTGGGTGAAGTTTCAGGCGACTCCTGTCAGGCAACAAATCAGGACTCCCCACCAAACATCCCAACGGCGCGTAAGCGTATGCAGATCAACGCCTCCAAAATGAAAGCGAACGCCGTGCTGCTGCACAGCTGCGAAGTAACCAGCGGTACGCCGGGTTGTTATCGTCAGGCTGTGTGCGTAGGTTCTGCCCTTAACGTTTCGGCGAAATGA
- the metQ gene encoding methionine ABC transporter substrate-binding lipoprotein MetQ: MTFKFKTFAAVGALIGSLALVGCGQDEKDPNHIKVGVIVGAEQQVAETAVKVAKEKYGLDVELVTFNDYVLPNEALSKGDIDANAFQHKPYLDQQIKDRGYKLVPAGNTFVYPIAGYSKKIKSLDELQDGSQVAVPNDPTNLGRSLLLLQKQGLIKLKDGVGLLPTVLDVTENPKNLKIVELEAPQLPRSLDDAQIALAVINTTYASQIGLTPAKDGIFVEDKDSPYVNLIVTREDNKDAENVKKFVQAYQSDEVYEEANKVFNGGAVKGW; the protein is encoded by the coding sequence ATGACGTTTAAATTTAAGACCTTTGCAGCGGTAGGCGCGCTGATCGGCTCTCTGGCACTGGTGGGTTGCGGTCAGGACGAGAAAGACCCGAACCACATCAAAGTGGGCGTTATCGTAGGTGCAGAACAGCAGGTTGCTGAAACAGCAGTGAAAGTCGCTAAAGAGAAGTATGGCCTGGACGTTGAGCTGGTTACATTCAATGATTACGTACTGCCTAACGAAGCGCTGAGCAAAGGCGATATCGATGCCAACGCCTTCCAGCACAAACCGTATCTGGATCAGCAGATCAAAGATCGTGGTTATAAACTGGTTCCAGCGGGTAACACCTTTGTATATCCGATTGCCGGTTACTCTAAGAAAATTAAATCTCTGGACGAACTGCAGGATGGCTCTCAGGTCGCAGTACCAAATGACCCAACCAACCTGGGCCGCTCTTTGCTGCTGCTGCAGAAACAGGGTTTGATCAAACTGAAAGACGGTGTTGGCCTGCTGCCGACCGTTCTGGACGTGACCGAAAATCCAAAAAATCTGAAAATTGTTGAGCTGGAAGCGCCACAGTTGCCACGCTCTCTGGACGATGCACAGATCGCGCTGGCCGTTATCAATACCACCTATGCTAGCCAGATCGGCCTGACGCCGGCGAAAGACGGTATCTTCGTAGAAGATAAAGACTCCCCTTATGTGAACCTGATCGTGACTCGTGAAGACAACAAAGACGCAGAGAACGTGAAGAAGTTCGTTCAGGCTTACCAGTCTGATGAAGTTTACGAAGAGGCGAACAAAGTCTTTAACGGTGGTGCAGTTAAAGGCTGGTAA
- a CDS encoding methionine ABC transporter permease MetI: MSEPMMWLLVRGVWETLAMTFVSGFFGFVIGLPVGVLLYVTRPGQIVENAKLYRALSAVVNIFRSIPFIILLVWMIPFTRVIVGTSIGLQAAIVPLTVGAAPFIARMVENALLEIPTGLIEASRAMGATPMQIVRKVLLPEALPGLVNAATITLITLVGYSAMGGAVGAGGLGQIGYQYGYIGYNATVMNTVLVLLVVLVYLIQFSGDRIVRTVTHK; the protein is encoded by the coding sequence ATGTCTGAACCGATGATGTGGCTGCTGGTTCGCGGCGTATGGGAAACGCTGGCAATGACCTTTGTATCCGGCTTTTTCGGCTTTGTGATTGGTCTGCCGGTTGGCGTGCTGCTGTACGTTACGCGTCCGGGCCAAATTGTTGAGAACGCAAAGCTCTACCGCGCTCTTTCCGCCGTGGTGAATATCTTCCGTTCCATTCCTTTTATTATCCTGCTGGTGTGGATGATTCCCTTTACTCGCGTCATCGTCGGGACGTCTATCGGCTTACAGGCCGCTATTGTTCCGCTGACCGTAGGGGCTGCCCCCTTTATTGCCCGTATGGTGGAAAACGCCCTGCTGGAAATCCCGACCGGTTTGATTGAAGCCTCCCGCGCAATGGGCGCCACGCCGATGCAGATCGTACGCAAAGTGCTGCTGCCTGAAGCGCTGCCCGGACTGGTGAATGCCGCAACCATCACCCTGATTACCCTGGTCGGTTATTCCGCGATGGGCGGTGCCGTCGGCGCTGGCGGTCTGGGTCAGATTGGTTACCAGTACGGTTATATTGGTTATAACGCTACCGTAATGAACACCGTTCTGGTATTGCTGGTAGTACTGGTCTATCTCATTCAGTTCTCGGGCGATCGCATCGTTCGTACTGTGACGCACAAATAA
- the metN gene encoding methionine ABC transporter ATP-binding protein MetN — translation MIKLSNITKVFQQGTRTIQALNNVSLHVPAGQIYGVIGASGAGKSTLIRCVNLLERPTEGSVQVGGQELTKLSESELTKARRQIGMIFQHFNLLASRTVFGNVALPLELDNTSKDEIKRRVTELLDLVGLGDKHDSYPANLSGGQKQRVAIARALASNPKVLLCDEATSALDPATTRSILELLKDINRRLGLTILLITHEMDVVKRICDCVAVISNGELIEQDTVSEVFSHPKTPLAQQFIQSTLHLDIPEDYLERLKAQPEASSVPMLRMEFTGQSVDAPLLSETARRFNVNNNIISAQMDYAGGVKFGIMLTEMHGTQEETQAAIAWLQEHHVKVEVLGYV, via the coding sequence ATGATCAAACTTTCAAACATTACTAAAGTGTTCCAGCAAGGAACCCGAACGATTCAGGCGCTGAACAACGTTAGCCTGCACGTTCCGGCTGGACAGATTTATGGCGTTATTGGCGCCTCTGGCGCAGGTAAAAGTACGCTGATTCGTTGCGTCAACCTGCTTGAGCGTCCAACCGAAGGCAGCGTCCAGGTTGGCGGTCAGGAGTTGACCAAACTCTCTGAATCAGAATTAACCAAAGCACGCCGTCAGATTGGCATGATCTTCCAGCATTTTAACTTGCTGGCTTCCCGCACCGTTTTTGGAAACGTTGCGCTGCCTTTAGAACTGGATAACACGTCTAAAGATGAGATCAAACGTCGCGTTACTGAACTGCTGGACCTTGTCGGTTTGGGTGATAAGCATGATAGCTATCCCGCCAACCTGTCCGGCGGTCAAAAGCAGCGTGTCGCGATTGCCCGAGCGCTGGCAAGCAACCCAAAGGTGCTGTTATGCGATGAAGCCACCAGTGCGCTCGACCCGGCAACAACACGCTCTATCCTGGAATTACTGAAAGATATTAACCGTCGCCTGGGACTGACCATTCTTCTTATTACGCACGAGATGGATGTCGTTAAACGTATCTGCGACTGTGTCGCCGTTATCAGTAATGGTGAACTGATCGAGCAGGACACCGTCAGTGAAGTCTTCTCGCATCCGAAAACACCGTTAGCACAGCAGTTTATTCAGTCCACGCTGCATCTGGATATTCCGGAAGATTATCTTGAACGTTTAAAAGCGCAGCCTGAAGCCAGTAGTGTGCCGATGCTGCGTATGGAATTTACCGGCCAGTCCGTCGATGCACCGCTGCTGTCGGAAACGGCGCGTCGTTTCAATGTGAATAACAACATTATTAGCGCGCAGATGGATTATGCCGGCGGCGTGAAGTTCGGCATTATGTTGACCGAGATGCACGGCACGCAAGAAGAGACGCAAGCGGCCATTGCCTGGCTGCAAGAACACCATGTAAAAGTAGAGGTACTGGGTTATGTCTGA
- the gmhB gene encoding D-glycero-beta-D-manno-heptose 1,7-bisphosphate 7-phosphatase, with protein MAKSVPAIFLDRDGTINVDHGYVHEIDEFEFIEGVIDAMRELKEMGYALVVVTNQSGIARGKFTEAQFETLTEWMDWSLADRGVDLDGIYFCPHHPQGTVEEFRQTCDCRKPHPGMLLSAQEFLNIDMASSYMVGDKLEDMQAAAAAGVGNKVLVRTGKPVTPEAENAADWVINSLAELPQAIKKR; from the coding sequence GTGGCAAAATCAGTACCAGCAATTTTTCTCGATCGTGACGGCACTATTAATGTCGATCACGGTTACGTACATGAGATCGATGAATTCGAATTTATCGAAGGCGTCATTGATGCCATGCGCGAACTTAAAGAGATGGGTTATGCGCTGGTGGTCGTGACCAACCAGTCTGGGATCGCGCGTGGCAAATTTACCGAGGCGCAGTTTGAGACATTAACTGAGTGGATGGACTGGTCTCTGGCCGATCGCGGTGTTGATCTGGACGGTATCTATTTCTGTCCTCACCACCCTCAAGGAACCGTTGAAGAGTTTCGTCAGACTTGTGACTGCCGTAAGCCGCATCCGGGAATGCTGCTTTCAGCGCAAGAGTTCCTGAACATCGATATGGCTTCTTCTTATATGGTGGGCGATAAACTGGAAGATATGCAGGCAGCTGCAGCGGCGGGTGTAGGTAATAAAGTGCTGGTACGTACCGGTAAACCTGTGACGCCAGAAGCTGAGAATGCCGCAGACTGGGTGATCAATAGCCTTGCGGAGCTGCCTCAGGCCATCAAAAAGCGCTAA
- a CDS encoding IS3 family transposase (programmed frameshift), whose protein sequence is MSGKRYPEEFKIEAVKQVVDRGHSVSSVATRLGITTHSLYAWIKAYGPDSSTNKVQSDAQAEIRRLQKELKRVTDERDIFKKSRGVLRKAVRLRYAFIRDNTYCWPVRLLCRVLDVHPSGFYAWLQQPDSRRHHADLRLTGLIKQFWLESGCVYGYRKIHLDLRDTGQQCGVNRVWRLMKRAGIRAQVGYRSPRARKGETSIVTPNRLQRQFNPEAPDERWVTDITYIRTHEGWLYLAVVVDLFSRKVIGWSMQPRMTKDIVLNALLMAVWRRNPQKQVLVHSDQGSQYTSYEWQSFLKSHGLEGSMSRRGNCHDNAVAESFFQLLKRERIKKKIYGTREEARGDIFDYIEMFYNSKRRHGSSDHMPPTEYEKQYYQRLGSV, encoded by the exons ATGAGCGGTAAGCGTTATCCCGAAGAGTTTAAAATTGAAGCGGTAAAACAGGTTGTTGATCGCGGCCATTCTGTTTCCAGCGTGGCAACACGTCTCGGTATCACCACCCACAGTCTTTATGCCTGGATAAAGGCATATGGCCCGGATTCCTCAACCAATAAAGTCCAGTCAGACGCTCAGGCTGAGATCCGACGCCTCCAGAAAGAGCTGAAGCGGGTTACCGACGAACGGGACATAT TTAAAAAAAGCCGCGGCGTACTTCGCAAAGCTGTCCGACTGAGGTACGCCTTTATCCGTGACAACACCTATTGCTGGCCTGTCCGACTGCTTTGTCGGGTGCTGGATGTGCATCCGAGTGGTTTTTACGCCTGGCTTCAGCAGCCGGATTCACGGCGGCATCATGCTGACCTGAGGCTGACGGGGCTGATAAAGCAGTTCTGGCTGGAGTCGGGTTGCGTTTATGGTTATCGCAAGATCCACCTCGACCTGCGGGATACCGGACAACAGTGCGGAGTTAACCGTGTCTGGCGACTGATGAAGCGTGCCGGGATAAGGGCTCAGGTCGGGTACCGTAGCCCACGGGCACGTAAGGGTGAAACCAGCATCGTGACGCCCAACAGGCTCCAGCGGCAGTTCAACCCGGAAGCACCGGATGAGCGTTGGGTAACGGACATCACCTACATCCGGACTCACGAAGGCTGGCTGTATCTGGCTGTGGTTGTTGACCTGTTCTCGCGCAAAGTTATTGGCTGGTCAATGCAGCCCCGGATGACAAAGGATATTGTCCTGAATGCACTTCTGATGGCCGTGTGGCGACGTAATCCTCAAAAGCAGGTGCTGGTTCATTCTGATCAAGGCAGTCAGTACACAAGCTATGAGTGGCAGTCGTTCCTGAAATCACACGGGCTGGAGGGCAGTATGAGCCGTCGCGGTAACTGTCATGACAACGCAGTCGCAGAAAGTTTTTTCCAGCTACTGAAACGTGAACGGATAAAGAAAAAGATCTACGGAACGCGAGAAGAAGCTCGCGGTGATATTTTTGATTACATCGAAATGTTTTATAACAGTAAGCGTCGGCATGGTTCGAGTGATCATATGCCACCAACTGAATACGAAAAACAATATTATCAGCGGCTCGGAAGTGTCTAG
- the dkgB gene encoding 2,5-didehydrogluconate reductase DkgB: MTLRCLLNPWRFSLGTFRLKDNVVIASVKTALELGYRTIDTAQIYDNEAAIGQAIEESGIPRDALFITTKIWTENLSKEKLIPSLIESLKKLRTEYVDLTLIHWPSPNDAVSVETFMQALLEAKEQGLTRQIGISNFTIPLMEKAIAAVGAENIATNQIELSPYLQNRKVVSWAKEHGIHITSYMTLAYGKALKDDVIVRIADKHNATPAQIILAWALGEGFAVIPSSTKRENLASNLLAQDLKLDDEDRKAIAALECNDRLVSPEGLAPDWD; this comes from the coding sequence ATGACTCTGAGGTGTCTGTTAAACCCGTGGCGATTCAGTCTGGGCACTTTCCGTCTGAAAGACAACGTTGTTATCGCGTCGGTAAAAACTGCCCTTGAACTGGGCTATCGCACCATTGATACGGCGCAGATTTATGATAATGAAGCGGCCATTGGCCAGGCCATTGAAGAGAGCGGTATACCGCGTGACGCGCTTTTTATCACCACCAAAATCTGGACCGAGAATCTCAGCAAAGAAAAGCTGATCCCAAGCCTCATAGAGAGTCTGAAGAAGCTGCGTACTGAATACGTTGATTTGACCCTAATCCATTGGCCTTCGCCAAACGATGCGGTCTCTGTCGAAACATTCATGCAGGCACTGCTGGAAGCGAAAGAGCAGGGCTTGACCCGCCAGATCGGCATCTCTAACTTCACCATTCCACTAATGGAAAAAGCCATTGCAGCCGTGGGCGCGGAGAATATTGCAACGAATCAGATTGAGTTATCGCCCTATCTGCAGAATCGCAAAGTAGTGAGCTGGGCAAAAGAGCACGGTATCCATATCACCTCTTATATGACCCTGGCTTACGGTAAAGCGCTAAAAGATGACGTTATTGTTCGTATCGCCGACAAACATAATGCGACACCAGCTCAGATCATTCTGGCCTGGGCTTTAGGAGAAGGATTCGCGGTGATCCCTTCCTCGACGAAACGTGAGAATCTGGCGAGCAACCTGTTGGCGCAGGATCTCAAGTTGGATGACGAAGATAGAAAAGCGATCGCGGCGCTAGAGTGCAACGATCGTCTGGTGAGTCCGGAAGGATTAGCGCCAGACTGGGATTAA
- the yafC gene encoding DNA-binding transcriptional regulator YafC has translation MKATSEELAIFVAVVESGSFSRAAEQLGQANSAVSRSVKKLEMKLGVSLLNRTTRQLSLTEEGERYFRRVQSILQEMAAAETEIIESRNTPRGLLRIDAATPVVLHFLMPLIKPFRERYPEMTLSLVSSETFINLIERKVDVAIRAGTLTDSSLRARPLFKSYRKIIASPAYLEEFGEPATVNDLKRHMCLGFTEPLSLNTWPLACHDGQLHEIECGLSSNSGETLKQLCLEGNGIACLSDYMIDKEIAQGELVELMADKRLPVEMPFSAVYYSDRAVSTRIRAFIDFLSERIKTAPEGAE, from the coding sequence ATGAAAGCAACCTCAGAAGAGCTGGCAATCTTTGTCGCCGTGGTCGAAAGCGGAAGCTTTAGTCGTGCTGCGGAGCAGCTTGGGCAAGCCAACTCAGCAGTGAGTCGGTCAGTGAAGAAGCTTGAGATGAAGCTTGGCGTCAGCTTGTTAAACCGCACGACGCGGCAACTCAGCCTGACGGAAGAGGGAGAGCGCTATTTCCGCCGGGTGCAGTCCATACTGCAGGAGATGGCAGCGGCAGAAACCGAGATCATCGAGAGCCGTAACACACCGCGCGGGTTATTACGCATTGATGCCGCCACGCCGGTCGTACTGCATTTCCTGATGCCGCTCATCAAACCTTTCCGTGAACGTTATCCTGAAATGACGCTTTCGCTGGTCTCCTCAGAGACATTTATTAATCTTATTGAGAGAAAGGTTGATGTCGCCATTAGGGCGGGTACATTAACCGACTCCAGCCTCCGCGCTCGCCCTCTGTTTAAAAGTTATCGTAAGATTATTGCTTCTCCGGCCTATCTTGAAGAATTTGGCGAACCCGCAACGGTGAACGATCTCAAACGACATATGTGCCTGGGTTTTACCGAGCCTTTGTCCCTGAATACGTGGCCGCTAGCCTGCCATGACGGGCAGCTACATGAAATTGAGTGTGGATTGTCTTCCAACAGCGGAGAGACGCTAAAACAGCTCTGTCTGGAGGGAAATGGAATCGCTTGTCTGTCTGACTACATGATTGATAAAGAAATAGCCCAAGGTGAGCTGGTAGAGTTGATGGCAGATAAACGTCTGCCCGTTGAGATGCCTTTCAGTGCCGTGTACTACAGCGACAGAGCGGTAAGCACGCGGATCCGCGCCTTCATTGATTTTCTGAGTGAACGTATAAAAACAGCTCCCGAAGGAGCTGAGTAA
- a CDS encoding MFS transporter — protein MPLALLALTISAFAIGTTEFVIVGLVPTIAEQLAITLPSAGLLVSIYALGVAIGAPVLTALTSRLPRKQLLIGLMVLFTAGNMLAWQAPDYTTLVIARLLTGLAHGVFFSIGSTIATSLVPKEKAASAIAIMFGGLTVALVTGVPLGTFIGQHFGWRETFLAVSLLGVIALVSSVLLIPSNIPGRTAVTLLEQLQVLTHPRLLIIYVITALGYGGVFTAFTFLAPMMQNLAGFSPSAVSWILLGYGVSVAIGNIWGGKLADKQGAVPALKIIFAALVILLMVFQFTASIQYAALATVLVMGIFAFGNVPGLQVYVVQKAEQYAPNAVDVASGLNIAAFNIGIALGSIVGGQTVQHAGLAQTPWIGSLIVLAALVLVGISGRLDKTDSPVLKNASEG, from the coding sequence ATGCCACTGGCATTACTTGCCCTGACAATCAGTGCCTTTGCAATTGGCACGACCGAATTTGTTATCGTAGGTTTAGTCCCTACCATCGCCGAACAACTTGCTATTACGCTGCCTTCAGCGGGGTTGTTGGTTTCCATCTATGCGCTCGGCGTCGCCATCGGCGCGCCAGTCCTGACCGCGCTCACAAGCCGTTTGCCGAGAAAGCAGTTACTCATAGGGCTGATGGTACTTTTCACCGCCGGGAACATGCTTGCCTGGCAGGCGCCAGATTATACGACGCTGGTGATTGCGCGCCTGCTTACCGGCCTGGCTCATGGGGTGTTCTTCTCGATTGGTTCGACCATAGCGACAAGCTTAGTGCCGAAAGAGAAAGCCGCATCGGCTATTGCCATTATGTTTGGCGGATTAACGGTCGCGCTGGTAACGGGAGTACCGCTGGGGACCTTTATTGGGCAGCACTTCGGCTGGCGTGAGACGTTTCTTGCGGTCTCTTTACTGGGCGTCATTGCGTTAGTGAGCAGTGTGTTACTGATCCCATCAAATATTCCGGGTCGTACAGCGGTGACACTGCTTGAGCAACTGCAAGTGCTCACACACCCGCGACTGTTGATCATTTATGTCATTACCGCCCTCGGTTATGGTGGCGTGTTTACGGCGTTTACCTTCCTGGCACCTATGATGCAGAACCTGGCTGGCTTTTCCCCCAGCGCAGTGAGCTGGATCCTGCTGGGCTATGGTGTCTCTGTCGCGATAGGCAATATTTGGGGCGGTAAACTTGCGGATAAACAGGGTGCCGTGCCGGCATTGAAGATTATTTTTGCAGCCCTGGTGATATTACTGATGGTGTTCCAGTTTACTGCGTCGATTCAATATGCCGCGCTGGCAACTGTACTGGTCATGGGGATTTTTGCCTTTGGTAATGTTCCGGGCCTGCAAGTCTATGTCGTGCAGAAAGCGGAGCAGTATGCCCCGAACGCGGTAGATGTGGCATCTGGCCTGAATATCGCGGCATTCAATATTGGTATCGCACTGGGGTCGATCGTTGGCGGACAAACGGTACAGCATGCTGGGTTGGCGCAAACGCCATGGATAGGTTCCCTTATTGTTCTGGCTGCATTGGTGCTGGTTGGCATCAGCGGCCGTCTGGATAAGACCGACAGCCCCGTTCTGAAAAATGCGTCTGAAGGCTAG